Proteins encoded within one genomic window of Felis catus isolate Fca126 chromosome C1, F.catus_Fca126_mat1.0, whole genome shotgun sequence:
- the FHL3 gene encoding four and a half LIM domains protein 3: MSESFDCAKCSESLYGRKYIQTDDGPYCVPCYDNTFANTCAECQQLIGHDSRELFYEDRHFHEGCFRCCRCQRSLADEPFTCQDGELLCNDCYCSAFSSQCSACGEPVMPGSRKLEYGGQTWHEHCFLCSGCEQPLGSRSFVPDKGAHYCVPCYENKFAPRCARCSKTLTQGGVTYRDQPWHRECLVCTGCQTPLAGQQFTSRDDDPYCVACFGELFAPKCSSCKRPITGLGGGKYVSFEDRHWHHSCFSCARCSTSLVGQGFVPDGDQVLCQGCSQAGP; encoded by the exons ATGAGCGAGTCCTTTGACTGTGCGAAATGCAGCGAGTCCCTGTATGGCCGCAAATACATCCAGACGGACGACGGCCCCTACTGTGTGCCCTGCTATGACAATACCTTCGCTAACACGTGTGCTGAGTGCCAGCAGCTTATCGGGCATGACTCAAGG GAGCTGTTCTACGAAGACCGCCACTTCCACGAGGGCTGCTTCCGCTGCTGCCGCTGCCAGCGCTCACTGGCCGATGAGCCCTTCACTTGCCAGGACGGGGAGCTGCTCTGCAATGACTGCTACTGCAGCGCCTTCTCGTCGCAGTGCTCCGCCTGCGGGGAGCCCGTCATGCCTG GGTCCCGGAAGCTGGAATATGGAGGCCAGACGTGGCACGAGCACTGCTTCCTGTGCAGTGGCTGTGAGCAGCCGCTGGGCTCCCGTTCCTTTGTGCCCGACAAGGGTGCTCACTACTGCGTGCCCTGCTATGAGAACAAGTTTGCGCCTCGCTGCGCCCGCTGCAGCAAG ACGCTGACACAGGGTGGCGTGACATACCGTGACCAGCCCTGGCATCGAGAATGCCTGGTCTGCACAGGGTGCCAGACGCCCCTGGCAGGGCAACAGTTCACCTCCCGGGACGACGATCCATACTGCGTGGCCTGTTTTGGAGAACTCTTTGCACCCAAGTGCAGCAGCTGCAAGCGCCCCATCACAG GACTCGGTGGAGGCAAGTATGTGTCCTTTGAAGACCGCCACTGGCACCACAGCTGCTTCTCCTGTGCCCGCTGCTCCACCTCCCTGGTGGGTCAAGGCTTCGTGCCGGATGGAGACCAAGTACTGtgccagggctgcagccaggcagGGCCCTGA
- the UTP11 gene encoding probable U3 small nucleolar RNA-associated protein 11: MAAAFRKAAKSRQREHRERSQPGFRKHLGLLEKKKDYKLRADDYRKKQEYLRALRKKALEKNPDEFYYKMTRVKLQDGVHVIKETKEEVTPEQLKLMKTQDVKYIEMKRVAEAKKIERLKSELHLLDFQGKQQNKHVFFFDTKKEVEQFDIATHLRTAPELVDRVFNRPTIETLQKEKVKGVTQQTRLKRIAKERQKQYNCLTQRIEREKKLFVIAQKIQTRKDLLDKTQKVKVKKETVNSPAIYKFQSRRKR; the protein is encoded by the exons ATGGCAGCGGCTTTTCGGAAGGCGGCTAAGTCCCGGCAGCGAGAACACCGAGAGCGAAGCCAG CCTGGCTTTCGAAAACATCTGGGCctgctggaaaaaaagaaagattacaaACTTCGCGCAGA TGACTACCGGAAAAAGCAAGAGTACCTCAGAGCTCTCCGGAAGAAGGCTCTTGAAAAAAATCCAGATGAATTCTATTATAAAATGACTCGGGTTAAACTCCAG GATGGAGTTCACGTTATTAAGGAGACTAAGGAAGAAGTAACTCCAGAACAGCTGAAACTGATGAAAACCCAGGATGTCAAATACATAGAAATGAAAAGGGTTGCAGAAGCTAAG AAAATTGAAAGACTGAAATCAGAGCTCCATCTGCTGGATTTCCAGGGGAAGCAACAGAATaagcatgtgtttttttttgaCACCAAAAAGGAAG TTGAACAGTTTGATATTGCCACTCACCTGCGAACAGCCCCGGAACTTGTTGACAGAGTCTTTAATAGACCCACAATAGAGACCTTGcagaaggagaaagtgaagggGGTTACCCAGCAGACTCGACTTAAG CGGATAGCTAAAGAAAGGCAAAAGCAGTATAACTGCCTGACGCAGCGGATTGAACGTGAGAAGAAATTGTTTGTTATTGCACAGAAAATTCAAACACGCAAAGATCTTCTG GACAAAACTCAGAAGGTGAAGGTGAAGAAAGAAACAGTGAACTCCCCAGCTATTTACAAATTTCAGAGTCGTCGAAAACGTTGA